AATGTTGTTTTACCATGATCTACGTGTCCGATAGTACCGATGTTTACATGTGGTTTGTCACGTTTGAAGGTTTCTTTAGTTGCCATACTTCTAAATTATTAGTTAAGTTATTTGTTATTATTTTTTATTAGTTACTCTTTTAATATCTACTTTTTCAATTGCTATCAAACAACTTTTTTAGAGCTGTTGATGAGGATTGAACTCACGACCTCTTCCTTACCAAGGAAGTGCTCTACCGCTGAGCTACAACAGCTTTTTACTTTGCTGCTCTCTACTTGAGAGACCTCTTCTCCGCCAACTGGCGGATGCTCTACCGCTGAGCTACAAGAGCTATTTGGTGTGGAGCGGAAGACCGGGCTCGAACCGGCCACCCTCAGCTTGGAAGGCTGATGCTCTACCAAATGAGCTACTTCCGCTTAATTTTTTTACCCATAGAGGGCTTTTCAGTTGATTTAAACAACACTGCTTAAATCCTATACAAAGAACGTTTATCAACTTCACTTTGTGGGGCGAGATGGATTCGAACCACCGAAGGTAAAACCAGCAGATTTACAGTCTGCCCCATTTGGCCACTCTGGTATCGCCCCTAAAAGTCTTATAAAAAGAGCCGATGGAGGGATTCGAACCCCCGACCAGCTGATTACAAATCAGCTGCTCTGGCCAACTGAGCTACATCGGCTTATTTTATTGGGTGTTCAAAGAACAATGCACTCCTTCCCACCTCAAAAAGGACTGCAAACTTATGAAAGATTTATGGAATTGCAAAATAAATTGTGGATTTTTTGTTAATAACGTTCGCTTATCTATGTGATTATAGACAATAAAAACCTTATAGACCACGGATGGTCTTATTAACTTATTAGTTTTAAGATGGATAGACTAAAGCCCCTTTACTTTTTCCTTGTGTTTTTTAACTTGTGTAGTAAGGGCGTCTAAGCAATTTTCAACCGCTTCTTCGAATGTTTTGCTTTGCTTTTTTGCAAAAAGATCGTTACCCGGAATTCCTATGCGAATTTCTGCCACTTTATTGTCTGAAGTACTTGATTTATCTAGCTTAAGGGCCACATCGCTGCTAATTATTCCATCGTAATATTGAGTTAGTTTATCTACTCTCTCTTCTACAAAATTTAATAATTTTTTATCGGCATCGAAATGTATAGATTGAATTTTAACTTGCATAAAATTGTTTTTTTAATGGTTGAACTTTGAATTTACAGTTTTTTGTTGGATTTAGCAAGAATCTTTATGTAGTATTTTTAGTAGAAACTTAGGAC
The sequence above is drawn from the Bacteroidota bacterium genome and encodes:
- the raiA gene encoding ribosome-associated translation inhibitor RaiA, coding for MQVKIQSIHFDADKKLLNFVEERVDKLTQYYDGIISSDVALKLDKSSTSDNKVAEIRIGIPGNDLFAKKQSKTFEEAVENCLDALTTQVKKHKEKVKGL